The following coding sequences are from one Microtus pennsylvanicus isolate mMicPen1 chromosome 1, mMicPen1.hap1, whole genome shotgun sequence window:
- the Bbc3 gene encoding bcl-2-binding component 3 isoform X1 translates to MLAFVTRRGVCAPGSAMARARQEGSSPEPVEGLARDSPRPFPLGRLVPSAVSCGLCEPGLPAAPAAPALLPAAYLCAPTAPPAVTAALGAPRWSGGPRSRPRGPRPDGPQPSLSPAQQHLESPVPSAPEALAGGPTQAAPGVRGEEEEWAREIGAQLRRMADDLNAQYERRRQEEQHRHRPSPWRVMYNLFMGLLPLPRDPGAPEMEPN, encoded by the exons ATGTTGGCGTTTGTCACCCGGAGGGGTGTCTGC GCTCCAGGGAGCGCCATGGCCCGCGCACGTCAGGAGGGCAGCTCTCCGGAGCCCGTAGAGGGCCTGGCCCGCGACAGTCCGCGCCCCTTCCCGCTCGGCCGCCTGGTACCCTCCGCCGTGTCCTGCGGCCTCTGCGAGCCCGGCCTGCCTGCCGCCCCAGCTGCCCCCGCCCTGCTGCCGGCCGCCTACCTCTGCGCTCCCACCGCCCCGCCTGCCGTCACCGCCGCCCTAGGGGCCCCCCGCTGGTCTGGGGGTCCTCGCAGCCGGCCCCGAGGCCCACGCCCGGACG gtCCTCAGCCCTCGCTGTCACCAGCCCAGCAGCACCTAGAATCGCCCGTGCCCAGCGCCCCGGAGGCCCTGGCGGGCGGCCCCACCCAGGCAGCCCCGGGAGTgcgtggggaggaggaggagtgggccCGGGAGATCGGGGCCCAGCTGCGGCGGATGGCGGACGACCTCAACGCGCAGTACGAGCGGCGG agacAAGAAGAGCAGCATCGACACCGCCCCTCGCCCTGGAGGGTCATGTACAATCTCTTCATGGGACTCCTCCCCTTACCCAGGGATCCTGGAGCCCCAGAAATGGAGCCCAACTAG
- the Bbc3 gene encoding bcl-2-binding component 3 isoform X2, which yields MARARQEGSSPEPVEGLARDSPRPFPLGRLVPSAVSCGLCEPGLPAAPAAPALLPAAYLCAPTAPPAVTAALGAPRWSGGPRSRPRGPRPDGPQPSLSPAQQHLESPVPSAPEALAGGPTQAAPGVRGEEEEWAREIGAQLRRMADDLNAQYERRRQEEQHRHRPSPWRVMYNLFMGLLPLPRDPGAPEMEPN from the exons ATGGCCCGCGCACGTCAGGAGGGCAGCTCTCCGGAGCCCGTAGAGGGCCTGGCCCGCGACAGTCCGCGCCCCTTCCCGCTCGGCCGCCTGGTACCCTCCGCCGTGTCCTGCGGCCTCTGCGAGCCCGGCCTGCCTGCCGCCCCAGCTGCCCCCGCCCTGCTGCCGGCCGCCTACCTCTGCGCTCCCACCGCCCCGCCTGCCGTCACCGCCGCCCTAGGGGCCCCCCGCTGGTCTGGGGGTCCTCGCAGCCGGCCCCGAGGCCCACGCCCGGACG gtCCTCAGCCCTCGCTGTCACCAGCCCAGCAGCACCTAGAATCGCCCGTGCCCAGCGCCCCGGAGGCCCTGGCGGGCGGCCCCACCCAGGCAGCCCCGGGAGTgcgtggggaggaggaggagtgggccCGGGAGATCGGGGCCCAGCTGCGGCGGATGGCGGACGACCTCAACGCGCAGTACGAGCGGCGG agacAAGAAGAGCAGCATCGACACCGCCCCTCGCCCTGGAGGGTCATGTACAATCTCTTCATGGGACTCCTCCCCTTACCCAGGGATCCTGGAGCCCCAGAAATGGAGCCCAACTAG
- the Bbc3 gene encoding bcl-2-binding component 3 isoform X3 yields the protein MPHPGVWPHCGWAGVSWRPESPQPSLSPAQQHLESPVPSAPEALAGGPTQAAPGVRGEEEEWAREIGAQLRRMADDLNAQYERRRQEEQHRHRPSPWRVMYNLFMGLLPLPRDPGAPEMEPN from the exons ATGCCACATCCGGGGGTGTGGCCTCACTGTGGTTGGGCTGGAGTGAGCTGGAGACCTGAGA gtCCTCAGCCCTCGCTGTCACCAGCCCAGCAGCACCTAGAATCGCCCGTGCCCAGCGCCCCGGAGGCCCTGGCGGGCGGCCCCACCCAGGCAGCCCCGGGAGTgcgtggggaggaggaggagtgggccCGGGAGATCGGGGCCCAGCTGCGGCGGATGGCGGACGACCTCAACGCGCAGTACGAGCGGCGG agacAAGAAGAGCAGCATCGACACCGCCCCTCGCCCTGGAGGGTCATGTACAATCTCTTCATGGGACTCCTCCCCTTACCCAGGGATCCTGGAGCCCCAGAAATGGAGCCCAACTAG